The following proteins are encoded in a genomic region of Arcobacter suis CECT 7833:
- a CDS encoding ABC transporter substrate-binding protein, protein MRRIIKGSILIFLIINNFLFANQTDELKKVTLRLEWKHQFEFAGFYAAIEKGYYKDVGLELEIREFQEGVNITQEVLSGNATFGISSSALILEKLNKKPVVLIASYFKQNALALVTKPNIKTPADLKNKKIMAVDWEMGHTSLGVILKDAGITSNDYTLVNHDFKVDKFVNGEVDAMSVFITSQPYELDKLGVKYNILNPANFGIYSYDVELFTSEDVINSDMQKVKNFVEATNKGWEYAFKNKEEIVELIYNKYSKRKTKESLLFEANQTEKIFKTNVFKIGAIAPELIKLNADMYTNLDLVDKDYDITTILNNYYFDINNKIQTILTNEEKNYIKNSIIKVHNELNWPPFNYNINGKATGYSIDYMNLLALKVGLNVEYISGPNWNDFLELMKDNKLDVMLNIAKTEDREKYLNFTTPYLKAVDSVFVRKEVNNLKSLDDFKGKTIAVIEGFYEEELFKKYYPEIRLLLVKDSLEGLKKLAFKEVDGFVDSFAVANYFIENNFIINLKPAFEIKDQRFNLSMGLATNKENKLLQEILDKAKKEITVEEEFELKRKWINTNNIGAKSTIPFSVEEEDYLSTKKVITMCVDPDWEPFEILDKDGKHVGIAADIIKLITSKLGIEIKIIPTKTWEESIEFSKAKKCDILSFLNQTPQRESWLTFTKPIFQDPNVIISRVESDAIEDLSKVKASIAIPKGTAMYERFEKDFPNLIIIPVNSENEAFKFVEEKKADLTVRSMIISAYTIKDKGLFNLKIINQPKNYENYLRMGVIKEEDILRDILNKAIITLTKDDIQNIVNKWVSIKYEKVEDYTYLWLSVSLIIILLVFFLYRQYLLKHNNNFLQNEILKRTHQLEKSNQILKEKKDELDKLNSSLEEKIKDEVEKNKLFQEKLFKADKLASMGEMMSNIAHQWRQPLSMISTVATGTKIQKEFGTLIDEELIQNMDLINKNAQYLSETINDFRNFIKGDRKIKTYDLSATINNFLHIIESSIKKDSINIILNLEKNIKINGYPNELIQCLINIFNNSKDALEEIKQENPLIFISTVLQNNTIFISIKDNAGGIPQNIITKIYDPYFTTKHKSQGTGLGLHMTYKLIDEGMHGKIEAQNVEFEYENKIYRGAEFIISLNI, encoded by the coding sequence TTGAGAAGAATAATAAAGGGAAGTATTTTAATATTCCTAATAATAAATAATTTTTTATTTGCAAACCAAACAGATGAATTAAAAAAAGTAACTTTACGGCTTGAGTGGAAGCATCAGTTTGAGTTTGCTGGGTTTTATGCTGCTATTGAAAAAGGTTATTACAAAGATGTTGGTCTTGAGCTTGAAATAAGAGAGTTTCAAGAAGGTGTTAACATTACTCAAGAAGTCTTAAGTGGAAATGCTACTTTTGGAATATCTTCTTCTGCTTTGATTTTAGAAAAACTCAATAAAAAACCTGTTGTTTTAATTGCTTCATATTTTAAGCAAAATGCTCTTGCCCTTGTTACTAAACCAAATATTAAAACTCCTGCTGATTTAAAGAATAAAAAGATTATGGCTGTTGATTGGGAAATGGGACATACAAGTTTAGGGGTAATATTAAAAGATGCTGGAATTACTTCAAATGATTATACTTTAGTAAACCATGATTTTAAGGTTGACAAGTTTGTAAATGGAGAAGTTGATGCTATGAGTGTATTTATAACTTCACAACCTTATGAGCTTGATAAATTAGGAGTAAAGTACAATATTTTAAATCCAGCTAATTTTGGAATTTATTCTTATGATGTTGAGCTTTTTACAAGTGAAGATGTAATAAATTCTGATATGCAAAAGGTTAAAAACTTTGTTGAAGCTACAAATAAAGGTTGGGAATATGCTTTTAAAAATAAAGAAGAGATAGTTGAGTTAATTTATAATAAGTATTCAAAAAGAAAAACAAAAGAGTCTTTATTATTTGAAGCTAATCAAACAGAAAAGATATTTAAAACAAATGTATTTAAAATAGGAGCAATTGCTCCTGAGTTAATTAAACTAAATGCAGATATGTATACAAATTTAGATTTAGTTGATAAAGATTATGACATTACTACTATATTAAACAACTACTATTTTGATATAAACAATAAAATACAAACTATATTAACAAATGAAGAAAAGAACTATATTAAAAACTCTATTATAAAAGTACATAATGAATTAAACTGGCCACCTTTTAATTATAATATAAATGGAAAAGCAACAGGTTATTCAATAGATTATATGAATCTATTAGCTTTAAAAGTTGGATTAAATGTTGAATATATCTCAGGACCAAATTGGAATGATTTTTTAGAACTGATGAAAGATAATAAACTTGATGTTATGTTAAATATTGCAAAGACAGAAGATAGGGAGAAGTATTTAAATTTTACAACACCTTATTTAAAAGCAGTGGATAGTGTATTTGTAAGAAAAGAAGTAAATAATTTAAAAAGTTTAGATGATTTTAAAGGAAAAACTATAGCTGTAATAGAAGGTTTTTATGAAGAAGAACTTTTTAAAAAGTATTATCCAGAGATAAGATTATTATTAGTAAAAGATTCATTAGAAGGACTTAAAAAGTTAGCATTTAAAGAAGTAGATGGGTTTGTAGATAGTTTTGCAGTTGCGAATTATTTTATAGAAAACAATTTTATAATAAATTTAAAACCAGCATTTGAGATAAAAGACCAAAGATTTAATTTATCAATGGGATTAGCAACAAATAAAGAGAATAAATTATTACAAGAGATTTTAGATAAAGCAAAAAAAGAGATAACAGTAGAAGAAGAGTTTGAATTAAAAAGAAAATGGATAAATACAAATAATATAGGAGCAAAAAGTACAATACCTTTTAGTGTGGAAGAGGAGGATTATTTATCAACAAAAAAAGTAATAACCATGTGTGTAGACCCAGACTGGGAGCCATTTGAAATATTAGATAAAGATGGTAAACATGTGGGAATTGCAGCAGATATTATAAAATTAATTACTTCAAAATTAGGGATAGAAATAAAGATTATTCCAACAAAAACATGGGAAGAGAGTATTGAATTTTCCAAAGCAAAGAAGTGTGATATATTAAGTTTTTTAAATCAAACTCCGCAGAGGGAATCTTGGCTTACTTTTACTAAGCCTATCTTTCAGGACCCTAATGTGATTATAAGTCGAGTAGAAAGTGATGCTATAGAAGATTTGTCAAAAGTAAAAGCTTCAATTGCTATTCCAAAAGGAACAGCAATGTATGAGAGATTTGAAAAAGATTTCCCTAATCTGATTATTATTCCTGTAAATTCAGAAAATGAAGCTTTTAAATTTGTAGAAGAAAAAAAAGCTGATTTAACTGTTCGATCTATGATTATTTCAGCATATACAATAAAAGACAAAGGCTTATTTAATCTAAAAATTATAAATCAACCAAAAAATTATGAAAATTATTTAAGAATGGGAGTAATAAAAGAAGAAGATATTTTAAGAGATATTTTAAATAAAGCAATTATAACTCTAACTAAAGATGATATTCAAAATATTGTTAATAAATGGGTATCAATCAAATATGAAAAAGTTGAAGATTATACTTACTTATGGTTATCAGTATCTCTTATTATAATATTGTTAGTATTCTTTTTATATAGACAATATTTATTAAAACATAATAATAACTTTCTTCAAAATGAGATTTTAAAAAGAACTCATCAATTGGAAAAATCAAATCAAATTTTAAAAGAAAAAAAAGATGAGTTGGATAAATTAAATTCTTCTCTTGAAGAAAAAATAAAAGATGAAGTTGAAAAAAATAAACTCTTTCAAGAAAAACTTTTTAAAGCCGATAAATTAGCTTCAATGGGAGAAATGATGAGTAATATTGCTCATCAATGGAGACAACCTTTATCTATGATTTCTACAGTTGCAACGGGAACTAAAATACAAAAAGAGTTTGGAACATTGATTGATGAAGAATTAATTCAAAATATGGATTTAATTAATAAAAATGCTCAATATCTATCTGAAACTATAAATGATTTTAGAAACTTTATAAAAGGTGATAGAAAAATAAAAACATATGATTTATCTGCTACTATAAATAATTTTTTACATATTATTGAATCTTCAATAAAAAAAGATAGTATAAATATAATTCTAAATTTAGAAAAAAATATAAAAATAAATGGTTATCCAAATGAATTAATTCAATGTTTAATAAATATTTTCAATAATTCAAAAGATGCCTTAGAAGAAATAAAACAAGAAAATCCACTAATATTTATTTCAACAGTTTTACAAAATAATACAATATTTATAAGTATAAAAGACAATGCAGGAGGAATTCCTCAAAATATAATTACTAAAATATATGATCCATATTTTACAACAAAACATAAGTCACAAGGTACTGGACTTGGATTACATATGACTTATAAACTTATTGATGAGGGAATGCATGGAAAAATTGAAGCACAAAATGTAGAATTTGAATATGAAAATAAAATATATAGAGGTGCCGAATTTATTATTAGTTTAAATATTTAA
- the pyrF gene encoding orotidine-5'-phosphate decarboxylase yields MSNAMKLCLSLDLSSAKENLELVNQIKDFDVWLKVGLRSYVRDGKKFLEDLKAINPNFKIFLDLKLYDIPNTMADAAEEIVKFGLVDMFNVHASAGIEAMKTVMNRIKDIPNKPLVLAVTALTSFDNESFKAIYNEDINTKAIQFAKDTYNSGVDGVVCSAYESFDIKNNTSKDFITLCPGIRPFGEDSGDQKRVADIPFAKENLVDFIVVGRPIYKASNPKDVVEEILKNI; encoded by the coding sequence ATGAGTAATGCAATGAAATTATGTTTATCTTTAGATTTATCTAGTGCAAAAGAAAATTTAGAATTAGTAAACCAAATAAAAGATTTTGATGTTTGGTTAAAAGTTGGCTTAAGAAGTTATGTAAGAGATGGTAAAAAGTTTTTAGAAGATTTAAAAGCTATTAATCCAAACTTCAAAATATTTTTAGATTTAAAACTTTATGATATCCCAAATACTATGGCAGATGCAGCAGAAGAAATTGTTAAATTTGGACTTGTTGATATGTTTAATGTTCATGCAAGTGCAGGAATTGAAGCTATGAAAACAGTAATGAATAGAATTAAAGATATTCCAAATAAACCTTTAGTGTTAGCTGTTACTGCTCTTACGTCTTTTGATAATGAGAGTTTTAAAGCAATTTACAATGAAGATATAAATACAAAAGCAATACAGTTTGCAAAAGATACTTATAATTCAGGTGTTGATGGAGTAGTTTGTTCTGCTTATGAGAGTTTTGATATAAAAAATAATACTTCAAAAGATTTTATCACTTTATGTCCAGGAATTCGCCCTTTTGGTGAAGATAGTGGTGATCAAAAAAGAGTTGCAGATATTCCATTTGCTAAAGAAAATTTAGTAGATTTTATTGTAGTTGGAAGACCTATCTACAAAGCAAGCAATCCCAAAGATGTAGTTGAAGAGATATTAAAGAATATTTAA
- the nusB gene encoding transcription antitermination factor NusB, with the protein MATRTQARESVIGLLYAYDLGNEGIVKFVDEILEDKKIRNQQKEFALKLFNGTVSNLESIDKEIISHLNQRTLEDIGSVEKSILRLAVYEILFEDLPKAIIINEAIELSKRLASDGAPKFVNGLLDKIVKA; encoded by the coding sequence TTGGCAACAAGAACACAAGCAAGAGAGTCTGTAATTGGTTTATTATATGCTTACGATTTAGGAAATGAAGGAATTGTAAAATTTGTTGATGAAATTTTAGAAGATAAAAAAATAAGAAATCAACAAAAAGAGTTTGCATTAAAACTTTTTAATGGAACAGTATCAAATTTAGAAAGTATTGATAAAGAGATTATTTCTCACTTAAACCAAAGAACTTTAGAAGATATTGGTTCTGTTGAAAAATCTATTTTAAGATTAGCAGTATATGAAATTTTATTTGAAGATTTACCAAAAGCAATTATAATAAATGAAGCTATTGAATTATCAAAAAGATTAGCAAGTGATGGTGCTCCAAAATTTGTAAATGGTTTACTTGATAAGATTGTTAAGGCTTAG
- the ribH gene encoding 6,7-dimethyl-8-ribityllumazine synthase, producing the protein MKIIEGNLRLKGSEKVAIINGRFNHIITDRLVEGAKDAFKRHGGNEDNLDLILVPGAFEIPFALEKALSSGKYDAICCVGAVIRGATPHFDYISAEATKGIATVGIKHGKPVSNGVLTTDTIEQAIERAGSKVGNKGAEAMVTIIEMLDLYAEMEK; encoded by the coding sequence ATGAAAATTATTGAAGGTAATTTAAGATTAAAAGGTAGCGAAAAAGTTGCTATTATAAATGGAAGATTTAATCATATTATAACTGATAGATTAGTTGAAGGTGCTAAAGATGCATTTAAAAGACATGGTGGAAATGAAGATAATTTAGATTTAATATTAGTACCAGGTGCTTTTGAAATTCCTTTTGCTTTAGAAAAAGCATTATCAAGTGGAAAATATGATGCAATTTGTTGTGTTGGTGCAGTAATCAGAGGAGCAACTCCACATTTTGATTATATTTCAGCAGAGGCAACAAAAGGTATTGCAACAGTTGGAATTAAACATGGGAAACCTGTATCAAATGGTGTTTTAACAACTGATACGATAGAACAAGCAATTGAAAGAGCTGGTTCAAAAGTTGGTAATAAAGGCGCTGAAGCTATGGTTACTATTATTGAAATGTTAGATTTATACGCTGAAATGGAGAAATAA
- the kdsA gene encoding 3-deoxy-8-phosphooctulonate synthase — translation MKILTGPCVLEDRDTVMRIAEKLKPLSEDKRIDFYFKASFDKANRTSITSFRGPGLDEGLKIFQEIKEQFGYKVVTDIHESYQAAPAGEVMDILQIPAFLCRQTDLLVAAAKTPAIINIKKGQFLAADAMKHPVEKILNTRGIFEVSYENSEKAGVWLCERGNTFGYGALVVDMRNLLLLKQYAPVIFDATHSVQIPSTGGTTGGNSSFVPYMAKAAAAVGVDGFFFETHINPSVAKSDGPNMLRIEDLYKTVSDIFAIQDALGYN, via the coding sequence ATGAAAATATTAACAGGACCATGTGTACTTGAAGATAGAGACACAGTTATGAGAATAGCTGAAAAATTAAAACCATTAAGTGAAGATAAAAGAATTGATTTTTATTTTAAAGCTTCATTTGATAAGGCAAATAGAACAAGTATAACTTCATTTAGAGGTCCAGGACTTGATGAGGGATTAAAAATATTTCAAGAAATAAAAGAGCAATTTGGATATAAAGTTGTAACTGATATTCATGAATCATATCAAGCAGCACCTGCTGGTGAAGTTATGGATATTTTACAAATCCCTGCATTTTTATGTAGACAAACTGATTTATTAGTTGCAGCTGCAAAAACACCTGCAATTATAAATATCAAAAAAGGGCAATTTTTAGCAGCTGATGCTATGAAACATCCAGTTGAAAAAATTCTAAATACAAGAGGAATTTTTGAAGTAAGTTATGAAAATTCAGAAAAAGCTGGAGTTTGGCTTTGTGAGAGAGGAAATACTTTTGGATATGGTGCTTTAGTTGTAGATATGAGAAATTTACTTTTATTAAAACAATATGCACCTGTAATCTTTGATGCAACTCACTCTGTACAAATCCCTAGCACTGGTGGAACAACGGGTGGAAACTCATCATTTGTTCCATACATGGCAAAAGCAGCAGCTGCTGTGGGTGTTGATGGATTCTTTTTTGAAACACATATTAACCCATCAGTAGCAAAAAGTGATGGACCAAATATGCTTAGAATTGAAGACTTATACAAAACAGTTAGTGACATTTTTGCAATACAAGACGCTTTAGGATATAATTAA
- a CDS encoding potassium channel family protein — translation MRNSSLFIILQKMRKPFLVIILTYTISIIGFLFIGGKDSSGNFYQMTLFDAFYFVSYTATTIGFGEIPYAFTYPQRMWVTFSTFLTVLGWFYSIGTLVSLLQDKLFLQELERARFLKQIKNLNENFIIILGYNQITKKIITKAIEQGIRTVIIEKDSLKIERLMLENFTPTIPVLRNENYSARMLESAGLRKKNCKAIVSLFDEDAINLKITLISKTLNKNVKVAVKSTSINQTENLKDLDAEIIVNPFSIISSEINIALTAPSLFKLEKWLYKIDNLNGSLPIFPKGLYVICGYGRMGQKIFEKLNKNNIEVKFIEINKEKDEHLSADEKNHIIFGDADDRELLENIGIKDAIAIIVTTNDDTTNLSILATARKLNPNIITMARENDLADDFLFKSAKINHIFTPSKILVNKITNALMNPLSDKFLRLIIKEDNEWANKLVSKLRSEIDENPLLIEVEITFKHSPEIYKYLSEKNTLNLGILSTSLHNYKQNNNVVPLLLQRENDIILLPTWENEIKIGDKILLACDEHAKNDIEYICQNTYEFYYALTGKEKRTIFKRN, via the coding sequence TTGAGAAACAGTTCACTTTTTATAATTTTACAAAAAATGCGAAAGCCTTTTTTGGTGATTATTCTTACTTATACTATATCAATCATAGGATTTTTATTTATTGGTGGAAAAGATTCAAGTGGTAATTTTTACCAAATGACTCTTTTTGATGCATTTTATTTTGTTTCTTATACAGCAACTACAATAGGTTTTGGTGAAATTCCTTATGCTTTTACTTATCCTCAAAGAATGTGGGTAACATTTTCGACTTTTTTGACGGTTTTAGGTTGGTTTTATAGTATTGGAACGTTAGTTTCATTACTTCAAGATAAACTTTTTTTGCAAGAGTTAGAAAGGGCAAGATTTTTAAAACAGATAAAAAATCTAAATGAAAACTTTATAATAATTTTAGGCTATAACCAAATAACAAAAAAAATAATCACAAAGGCTATAGAACAAGGAATCCGTACTGTAATTATTGAAAAAGATAGTTTAAAAATAGAAAGATTGATGTTAGAAAACTTTACTCCTACTATTCCTGTTTTGCGTAATGAAAATTATTCTGCAAGAATGTTAGAATCTGCTGGATTAAGAAAAAAGAATTGTAAAGCAATAGTTTCTTTATTTGATGAAGATGCTATAAATTTAAAAATTACACTTATATCAAAAACTTTGAATAAAAATGTAAAAGTTGCTGTAAAGTCTACTTCTATAAATCAAACAGAAAATTTAAAAGATTTAGATGCTGAGATTATTGTTAATCCATTTTCTATAATATCTTCTGAAATCAATATAGCATTAACTGCTCCTAGTTTGTTTAAATTGGAAAAATGGTTATATAAAATTGATAATTTAAATGGGAGCTTACCAATTTTCCCCAAAGGTTTATATGTAATTTGTGGTTATGGACGAATGGGACAAAAAATTTTTGAGAAACTTAATAAAAATAATATAGAAGTTAAATTTATAGAAATAAATAAAGAAAAAGATGAACACCTCTCAGCAGATGAAAAAAATCATATTATTTTTGGAGATGCAGATGATAGGGAATTGTTAGAGAATATTGGTATAAAAGACGCAATAGCAATAATTGTTACAACAAATGATGATACAACAAATTTATCAATTTTAGCTACTGCTCGAAAACTAAATCCTAATATTATTACAATGGCAAGGGAAAATGATTTAGCTGATGATTTTTTATTTAAAAGTGCAAAAATAAATCATATTTTTACACCATCAAAAATTTTAGTAAATAAAATTACTAATGCATTAATGAACCCTCTTAGTGACAAGTTTTTAAGATTAATTATAAAAGAAGATAATGAATGGGCAAATAAATTAGTTTCAAAATTAAGAAGTGAAATAGATGAAAATCCATTACTTATTGAAGTGGAAATTACTTTTAAACATAGCCCTGAAATATATAAATACTTAAGTGAGAAAAATACCTTAAATTTAGGAATTTTGTCTACTTCATTACATAATTATAAACAAAATAATAATGTTGTACCTTTGTTACTTCAACGAGAAAATGATATAATACTCCTTCCTACTTGGGAAAATGAGATAAAAATAGGTGATAAAATTTTATTAGCATGCGATGAACATGCGAAAAATGATATAGAATATATTTGTCAAAATACTTATGAATTTTATTATGCATTAACAGGCAAAGAAAAACGAACAATTTTTAAAAGGAATTAA
- a CDS encoding DUF6394 family protein: MNLDKVISGFFIILAMTLNFGFFYGEVNSLESHSKYELFAAIIINLIATILKLGDRTQLGSVLLATSLVADIQLIAAAIIWTIFTYAYTMDTQVMGTIISLSGGALLANLTSVALYVGDTLKSKR, from the coding sequence ATGAATTTAGATAAGGTAATTTCTGGATTTTTTATCATTTTAGCGATGACATTAAATTTTGGATTTTTTTATGGAGAAGTAAATTCTTTAGAAAGTCATAGTAAATATGAACTTTTTGCAGCAATAATTATAAATTTAATTGCAACTATATTGAAATTAGGAGATAGAACACAATTAGGTTCTGTTTTATTGGCAACTTCACTTGTAGCAGATATTCAACTAATTGCAGCTGCAATTATTTGGACAATTTTTACTTATGCTTATACTATGGATACACAAGTTATGGGAACAATTATCTCTTTATCTGGTGGCGCATTATTGGCTAATTTAACTTCTGTTGCTTTATATGTTGGTGACACTTTAAAATCAAAAAGATAG
- a CDS encoding FMN-binding glutamate synthase family protein: MEFFLDDFFWILFVVVIIAWYIHDKYVQREHQLLVNYPIIGRLRYVFEEFREPFRQYFGDEKFYESKDKLDWVYKAARDVPNYASFSPAQPLPKPKFMIRHANIVLNDNEVENDFEVTFGERRKKPFTAKSIIARSAMSDGSISPEGTRAFVQGSFIGGFPINSGEGGVTSNFFVTHETYDSKYMTIVDSSSLNKNVKRVMKFFFNGALAADVYRKLVFKNDPEAETYILDMKKKQFYRPNWDAPLEDFPKEVPSDIPDIVFQISSGLYGARDKSGKFDEDRYQKVMSFCQMTEIKLAQGAKQTGGKLSGAKVTPAIAYYRNVEAYKDVFSPNRFPYANSIEELFDFVGKLQVLSGKPVGIKIVISDQENIEPYAKEIKRRVDAGIDAYPDYITLDSGSGGSATAPLEMMERVGLNVRDSVYLVNKVLSDYGIRDKVKIVASGKILTPDDIIIVMSLGADFLQIARGFMMSAGCIRARYCSGTTGRQCPVGLATQDKNKRRKYFVFKHANYVANYHKNLLKNVKGLLAIMGLKNIKQLDKNKLLFLDKNSRVHDDIDEVFRRKLDLRKNKGE; encoded by the coding sequence ATGGAGTTTTTTTTAGATGATTTTTTTTGGATTTTGTTTGTTGTAGTAATTATTGCTTGGTATATTCATGATAAATATGTTCAAAGAGAACATCAATTACTTGTAAATTATCCAATTATTGGAAGATTAAGATATGTATTTGAAGAGTTTCGAGAACCTTTTAGACAATATTTTGGAGATGAAAAGTTTTATGAATCAAAGGATAAATTAGATTGGGTTTATAAAGCAGCACGAGATGTTCCAAATTATGCTTCATTTTCTCCTGCTCAACCTTTACCAAAACCAAAATTTATGATTAGACATGCAAATATAGTTTTAAATGACAATGAAGTTGAAAATGATTTTGAAGTAACTTTTGGAGAAAGAAGAAAAAAACCTTTTACTGCAAAAAGTATAATTGCAAGATCTGCTATGAGTGATGGTTCTATTTCTCCTGAGGGAACAAGAGCTTTTGTTCAGGGTTCTTTTATTGGTGGATTTCCTATAAATTCAGGAGAAGGGGGAGTTACTTCAAACTTTTTTGTTACCCATGAAACCTATGACTCAAAATATATGACAATAGTTGATAGTTCATCTTTGAATAAAAATGTAAAAAGAGTTATGAAATTCTTTTTTAATGGGGCACTAGCAGCAGATGTATATAGAAAATTAGTATTTAAAAATGACCCAGAAGCTGAAACATATATCTTAGATATGAAGAAAAAACAATTTTATAGACCAAATTGGGATGCACCTTTAGAAGATTTTCCCAAAGAGGTTCCATCTGATATTCCTGATATTGTATTTCAAATTAGTTCAGGACTTTATGGAGCTAGGGATAAAAGTGGAAAATTTGATGAAGACAGATACCAAAAAGTTATGAGCTTTTGTCAAATGACAGAAATAAAATTAGCTCAAGGAGCAAAACAAACAGGTGGAAAACTTTCAGGTGCTAAAGTAACTCCTGCTATTGCATATTACAGAAATGTTGAAGCGTACAAAGATGTTTTCTCTCCAAATAGATTTCCATATGCAAATTCTATTGAAGAGTTATTTGATTTTGTTGGGAAACTTCAAGTTTTATCTGGTAAACCAGTAGGAATAAAAATAGTAATTTCAGATCAAGAAAATATTGAACCTTATGCAAAAGAGATAAAAAGAAGAGTAGATGCTGGAATTGATGCTTATCCTGATTATATTACACTTGATTCAGGAAGTGGTGGAAGTGCAACTGCACCACTTGAAATGATGGAAAGAGTAGGGTTAAATGTTCGAGATTCTGTCTATTTAGTAAATAAAGTTTTAAGTGATTATGGTATTAGGGATAAAGTGAAAATTGTTGCAAGTGGAAAAATATTAACTCCTGATGATATTATAATTGTTATGAGTTTAGGGGCTGATTTTTTACAAATTGCACGAGGATTTATGATGAGTGCTGGATGTATTCGAGCAAGATATTGTTCAGGAACAACAGGAAGACAATGTCCTGTTGGACTTGCAACTCAGGATAAAAACAAAAGAAGAAAATATTTTGTATTTAAACATGCGAATTATGTGGCAAATTATCATAAAAATCTTTTAAAAAATGTAAAAGGATTGTTAGCAATTATGGGACTTAAAAATATAAAACAATTAGATAAAAACAAATTACTTTTTTTAGATAAAAACTCAAGAGTGCATGATGATATTGATGAGGTATTTAGAAGAAAGTTAGATTTAAGAAAAAATAAAGGGGAATAA
- a CDS encoding DMT family transporter — protein MDNQVSKGIKYMLLASLLFAFMGAVAKELSDSMSSVEVVFFRNVFGVFFILISIYKSPLKQLGGKFWLLTFRGVAGFVALLFFFYNISQIPLGEAMTFSKTSTIFTAVLAYIFLKEKLGLKGWLGVFIGFIGIIFITEFDGSSLDKSDYLGILSGVGAALAYTSVRELRNYYDTRAIVLSFMTIGTIGPLILMIIGSFYVNPDLDFMLGTFIMPEINDWLYIILLGIFSTYAQIYMTKAYSFAKAGIIGTISYSNIVFSIILGLILGDSFPSVLIVFGILLIVLSGFLVSSKKE, from the coding sequence ATGGATAATCAAGTCAGTAAAGGCATAAAATATATGCTATTAGCATCACTTTTATTTGCTTTTATGGGAGCAGTTGCAAAAGAATTAAGTGATTCCATGAGTTCAGTTGAAGTTGTATTTTTTAGAAATGTATTTGGTGTTTTTTTTATTTTAATATCTATTTATAAATCTCCTTTAAAACAGTTAGGTGGAAAGTTTTGGTTATTAACTTTTAGGGGTGTTGCTGGATTTGTAGCACTTTTATTTTTCTTTTATAATATTTCACAAATACCACTTGGAGAAGCAATGACTTTTTCCAAAACATCAACTATTTTTACAGCTGTTTTAGCATATATATTTTTAAAAGAAAAATTAGGATTAAAAGGTTGGTTAGGTGTTTTTATTGGTTTTATAGGAATTATATTTATAACAGAGTTTGATGGAAGTAGTTTAGATAAAAGTGATTATTTAGGTATTTTATCAGGTGTCGGAGCTGCCCTTGCTTATACATCAGTTCGAGAACTAAGAAATTATTATGACACAAGAGCGATTGTTTTATCTTTTATGACAATTGGAACAATTGGACCTTTGATTTTAATGATAATTGGAAGTTTTTATGTAAATCCTGATTTGGATTTTATGTTAGGAACTTTTATTATGCCTGAAATAAATGATTGGCTTTACATAATATTGTTGGGAATTTTTTCCACATATGCACAAATATATATGACAAAAGCATATTCTTTTGCAAAAGCTGGAATCATAGGAACTATATCTTATAGCAATATTGTTTTTTCAATAATTTTAGGACTCATTTTAGGGGATAGTTTCCCTTCGGTTTTAATAGTTTTTGGTATACTATTAATAGTTTTGAGTGGATTTTTAGTTTCAAGTAAAAAGGAATGA